The following are encoded together in the Kribbella sp. CA-293567 genome:
- a CDS encoding SCO4848 family membrane protein, whose amino-acid sequence MKLEKKHALVLIGIAGWNVVTYATFIKNLAGTEGRPRGYYIAHTVLIVVNLVIAAVLGKWGVHALKAARTAKD is encoded by the coding sequence GTGAAGCTCGAGAAGAAGCACGCCCTGGTCCTGATCGGTATCGCCGGCTGGAACGTCGTCACCTACGCGACGTTCATCAAGAACCTGGCCGGCACGGAAGGCCGCCCGCGCGGGTACTACATCGCCCACACGGTGCTGATCGTGGTCAACCTGGTGATCGCCGCCGTCCTCGGCAAGTGGGGCGTCCACGCGCTCAAGGCCGCGCGAACCGCGAAGGACTGA
- a CDS encoding DUF2000 domain-containing protein, producing MDNDAEPIRFETKIAVLLRDDLASWQRLNVTAFLVSGIAASTPELVGEPYEDADGTRYLPMFRQPVLVFEGAKEFMTTAHQRALGRGLTVSIFTQDLFATGNDRDNRAVVKAVRQGQLDLVGLALHGPKNAVDKILKGARMHP from the coding sequence GTGGACAACGATGCTGAGCCGATTCGGTTCGAAACCAAGATCGCGGTGCTGTTGCGGGACGACCTGGCGAGCTGGCAGCGGTTGAACGTGACGGCGTTCCTGGTGAGCGGGATCGCGGCGAGCACCCCGGAACTGGTGGGCGAGCCGTACGAGGACGCCGACGGGACGCGGTACCTGCCGATGTTCCGCCAGCCGGTGCTGGTCTTCGAGGGCGCGAAGGAGTTCATGACCACCGCCCACCAGCGTGCCCTCGGCCGCGGGCTCACCGTCTCGATCTTCACCCAGGATCTGTTTGCCACAGGCAACGACCGAGACAACCGCGCGGTCGTGAAAGCAGTCCGGCAGGGCCAGCTCGACCTGGTCGGGCTGGCCCTGCACGGTCCGAAGAACGCGGTGGACAAGATCCTCAAGGGCGCGAGGATGCACCCCTAG
- the sdhC gene encoding succinate dehydrogenase, cytochrome b556 subunit: MPSKPIGTLYRGHEGMWSWVAHRITGVGIFFFLLVHVLDTALVRVSPEAYNEVIGTYKNPIVGLMEVGLVGAILFHAFNGIRLILVDFWAKGPRNQRKLMIGVGVVWVVLFVPFVVRHLMHVFGGE, translated from the coding sequence TTGCCCAGCAAGCCAATCGGCACGCTGTACCGCGGTCACGAAGGCATGTGGTCATGGGTGGCGCACCGGATCACCGGGGTCGGGATCTTCTTCTTCCTCCTCGTGCACGTGCTCGACACCGCCCTCGTCCGGGTCTCCCCCGAGGCCTACAACGAGGTGATCGGTACCTACAAGAACCCGATCGTCGGCCTGATGGAGGTCGGTCTGGTCGGCGCCATCCTGTTCCACGCGTTCAATGGCATCCGGCTGATCCTGGTCGACTTCTGGGCCAAGGGCCCGCGCAACCAGCGCAAGCTGATGATCGGCGTCGGCGTCGTCTGGGTGGTCCTGTTCGTGCCGTTCGTGGTCCGGCACCTGATGCACGTCTTCGGCGGGGAGTGA
- a CDS encoding helix-turn-helix domain-containing protein, giving the protein MSTGAQVTAWRPALEGVVEVLHAHFPAHAYPSHTHDAWTVLIVDEGTVQYDLDHREHGLAQAQVSLLPPNVPHDGRSVHPGGFRKRVLYLAADRLGGEGLVGAAVDQPEYADPVLRHRLHQLHGVLVDGREDLEAQSRLTLIEERLQQHLRQQVTPPPELRDPGLAAELRELLDARLPTGVTLAEAAEVVHAHPAHLVRAFSREYGLPPHRYLTGRRVELARRYLLEGRPAAEVAVLAGFYDQSHLNRHFRRMLGVSPSRFARP; this is encoded by the coding sequence ATGAGCACCGGCGCGCAGGTGACGGCCTGGCGGCCCGCCCTGGAGGGGGTCGTCGAGGTGCTGCACGCGCACTTCCCGGCCCACGCCTACCCCAGCCACACGCACGACGCGTGGACGGTGCTGATCGTCGACGAGGGCACGGTCCAGTACGACCTGGATCACCGCGAGCACGGTCTGGCGCAGGCCCAGGTCTCGCTGCTGCCGCCGAACGTCCCGCACGACGGCCGCTCGGTGCATCCCGGGGGCTTCCGCAAGCGGGTGCTCTACCTCGCCGCGGATCGCTTGGGCGGCGAAGGGCTGGTCGGTGCGGCGGTGGACCAGCCGGAGTACGCCGATCCGGTCCTGCGGCACCGCCTGCACCAGTTGCACGGCGTACTCGTCGACGGACGGGAGGACCTGGAGGCGCAGAGCCGGCTCACGTTGATCGAGGAGCGCCTGCAGCAGCATCTACGGCAGCAGGTCACGCCTCCCCCGGAGCTCCGGGATCCGGGCCTGGCCGCCGAGCTCAGGGAACTGCTCGACGCCCGGCTGCCGACCGGGGTCACCCTCGCCGAAGCGGCGGAGGTCGTGCACGCGCATCCGGCTCACCTCGTGCGCGCGTTCAGCCGGGAGTACGGGCTACCGCCGCATCGCTACTTGACCGGGCGACGGGTCGAGCTGGCCAGGCGGTACCTGCTGGAGGGCCGGCCGGCGGCGGAGGTCGCGGTACTGGCCGGGTTCTACGACCAGTCGCACCTCAACCGGCACTTCCGCCGGATGCTCGGGGTCAGTCCTTCGCGGTTCGCGCGGCCTTGA
- the sdhA gene encoding succinate dehydrogenase flavoprotein subunit, with the protein MQRHQYDVVIVGAGGAGMRAALESSKRTRTAVLTKLYPTRSHTGAAQGGMCAALANVEEDNWEWHTFDTVKGGDFLVDQDAAEVMCREAVDAVLDLEKMGLPFNRTAEGKIDQRFFGGHTRNHGEAVVRRSCFAADRTGHMILQTLYQQCIKQNVEFFNEFYVLDLLMVGGRSTGVVAYELATGELHIFSAKSVVFASGGFGKVFRTTSNAHTLTGDGMGITWRKGLPLEDMEFFQFHPTGLAGLGVLLSEAARGEGGILRNSDNERFMERYAPTVKDLAPRDMVARAMANEVREGRGCGPDKAYVMLDLTHLEPAHIDAKLPDITEFARTYLGVEPYTEQIPVFPTAHYAMGGIPTNIKGEALANNEDVIPGLYAAGEVACVSVHGANRLGTNSLLDINVFGRRAGIAAAEYAETVEYEELPEAPEAFVVDLIESMRDATGTERVAAIRTDLQATMDINAQVYRTEGSLKQALTDIEGLKQRFANVSVQDKGKRFNTDLLEAVELGFLLDLAEVLVVSALARKESRGGHFREDYDKRDDVNFMRHTMAYRTIDAEGNTNIRLDYKPVVQTRYKPMERKY; encoded by the coding sequence ATGCAGCGGCATCAGTACGACGTAGTCATCGTCGGCGCCGGCGGAGCAGGCATGCGTGCCGCTCTGGAGTCGAGCAAGCGGACCCGGACCGCGGTGCTCACCAAGCTCTACCCGACCCGGTCGCACACCGGCGCGGCCCAGGGCGGCATGTGTGCCGCGCTGGCCAACGTCGAGGAGGACAACTGGGAGTGGCACACCTTCGACACCGTCAAGGGTGGTGACTTCCTGGTCGACCAGGACGCCGCCGAGGTGATGTGCCGCGAGGCCGTCGACGCGGTCCTCGACCTGGAGAAGATGGGCCTGCCGTTCAACCGGACGGCCGAGGGCAAGATCGACCAGCGGTTCTTCGGTGGTCACACCCGCAACCACGGTGAGGCCGTCGTCCGCCGGTCCTGCTTCGCCGCGGACCGGACCGGCCACATGATCCTGCAGACGCTCTACCAGCAGTGCATCAAGCAGAACGTCGAGTTCTTCAACGAGTTCTACGTGCTGGACCTGCTGATGGTCGGTGGCCGGTCCACCGGGGTGGTCGCCTACGAGCTGGCCACCGGTGAGCTGCACATCTTCTCGGCCAAGTCGGTCGTGTTCGCCTCCGGCGGTTTCGGCAAGGTCTTCCGGACCACCTCGAACGCGCACACGCTGACCGGCGACGGGATGGGCATCACCTGGCGCAAGGGCCTGCCGCTGGAGGACATGGAGTTCTTCCAGTTCCACCCGACCGGCCTGGCCGGCCTCGGCGTGCTGCTGTCGGAGGCCGCTCGCGGTGAGGGCGGCATCCTGCGCAACTCCGACAACGAACGCTTCATGGAGCGTTACGCGCCGACCGTGAAGGACCTCGCCCCGCGGGACATGGTCGCCCGCGCGATGGCGAACGAAGTACGGGAAGGGCGTGGCTGTGGGCCCGACAAGGCCTACGTGATGCTCGACCTGACCCACCTGGAGCCCGCGCACATCGACGCGAAGCTGCCGGACATCACCGAGTTCGCCCGCACCTACCTCGGCGTCGAGCCGTACACCGAACAGATCCCGGTGTTCCCGACCGCGCACTACGCGATGGGCGGCATCCCGACCAACATCAAGGGCGAGGCGCTGGCCAACAACGAGGACGTCATCCCCGGCCTGTACGCCGCCGGCGAGGTCGCCTGCGTCTCGGTGCACGGCGCCAACCGGCTCGGCACGAACTCGCTGCTGGACATCAACGTGTTCGGCCGGCGGGCCGGTATCGCCGCCGCGGAGTACGCCGAGACGGTGGAGTACGAGGAGTTGCCGGAGGCACCGGAAGCCTTCGTGGTCGACCTGATCGAGAGCATGCGGGACGCGACCGGTACCGAGCGGGTGGCCGCGATCCGGACCGACCTGCAGGCCACCATGGACATCAACGCGCAGGTCTACCGGACCGAGGGCTCGCTCAAGCAGGCGCTCACCGATATCGAGGGCCTCAAGCAACGGTTCGCGAACGTCTCCGTGCAGGACAAGGGCAAGCGGTTCAACACCGACCTGCTGGAGGCCGTCGAACTGGGCTTCCTGCTCGACCTGGCCGAGGTCCTGGTGGTCTCCGCGCTGGCCCGCAAGGAGTCCCGCGGCGGGCACTTCCGCGAGGACTACGACAAGCGTGACGACGTGAACTTCATGCGGCACACGATGGCCTACCGGACGATCGATGCCGAGGGCAACACCAATATCCGACTGGACTACAAGCCGGTCGTACAGACCCGCTACAAGCCGATGGAGCGGAAGTACTGA
- a CDS encoding succinate dehydrogenase hydrophobic membrane anchor subunit, with amino-acid sequence MSEIAVPRSSTRGRTLKGGGRNRSGQTNFELYSWLFMRLSGLALVVLVLGHLFVNLMLGGGITALDFAFVAGKWANPLWQVWDLLMLWLAMLHGTNGMRTIINDYAEKDQTRFWLKSLLITASIVIVVLGTLVIFTFDPCLDPSSTLSVCQ; translated from the coding sequence ATGTCCGAGATCGCAGTTCCGCGGTCCTCCACCCGGGGCCGGACCCTCAAGGGCGGCGGCCGCAACCGTTCCGGCCAGACCAACTTCGAGCTCTACAGCTGGCTGTTCATGCGGCTGTCCGGGCTGGCCCTGGTCGTCCTGGTGCTCGGCCACCTGTTCGTCAACCTGATGCTCGGCGGCGGGATCACCGCGCTGGACTTCGCCTTCGTGGCCGGCAAGTGGGCCAACCCGCTGTGGCAGGTCTGGGACCTGCTGATGCTGTGGCTGGCGATGCTGCACGGCACCAACGGAATGCGCACGATCATCAACGACTACGCGGAGAAGGACCAGACCAGGTTCTGGCTGAAGAGCCTGCTGATCACCGCCTCGATCGTGATCGTGGTGCTCGGCACCCTGGTCATCTTCACCTTCGACCCGTGCCTCGACCCCAGCTCCACGCTGTCGGTCTGCCAGTAG
- a CDS encoding succinate dehydrogenase iron-sulfur subunit has product MDVKVKILRYNPEVLDETEWKTYAVTLQPGDRVLDALHKIKWEQDGTLTFRRSCAHGVCGSDAMRINGRNRLACKTLIKDLNPEKEITVEPIKGLPVLKDLVVDMEPFFDAYRAIMPFLVTDGHEPSRERIQSQADRERFDDTTKCILCAACTTSCPVFWSDGQYFGPQAIVGAHRFIFDSRDEGTEQRLEILNDKEGVWRCRTTFNCTDACPRGIEVTKAIQEVKRALIFRRV; this is encoded by the coding sequence ATGGACGTCAAGGTCAAGATCCTTCGGTACAACCCCGAAGTACTGGACGAGACCGAGTGGAAGACCTACGCGGTCACGCTGCAGCCGGGTGACCGGGTGCTCGACGCGCTGCACAAGATCAAGTGGGAGCAGGACGGCACCCTGACCTTCCGCCGGTCCTGCGCGCACGGGGTCTGCGGTTCGGACGCGATGCGGATCAACGGCCGCAACCGGCTGGCCTGCAAGACGCTGATCAAGGACCTGAACCCGGAGAAGGAGATCACCGTCGAGCCCATCAAGGGCCTGCCGGTGCTCAAGGACCTGGTCGTCGACATGGAGCCGTTCTTCGACGCGTACCGCGCGATCATGCCGTTCCTGGTCACCGACGGGCACGAGCCGAGCCGGGAGCGGATCCAGTCCCAGGCCGACCGGGAGCGCTTCGACGACACCACCAAGTGCATCCTCTGCGCCGCCTGTACGACGTCCTGCCCGGTGTTCTGGTCCGACGGCCAGTACTTCGGTCCGCAGGCGATCGTCGGCGCGCACCGGTTCATCTTCGACAGCCGGGACGAGGGCACCGAGCAGCGGCTCGAGATCCTGAACGACAAGGAGGGTGTCTGGCGCTGCCGGACCACCTTCAACTGCACCGACGCCTGCCCGCGCGGCATCGAGGTCACCAAGGCGATCCAGGAGGTCAAGCGGGCGCTGATCTTCCGCCGCGTCTGA
- a CDS encoding MBL fold metallo-hydrolase, whose protein sequence is MSFRICETCAVEHAEQVEVCAICADERQWMPADGQHWTTLEQLSAAGYRVEVKEVETGLHGVTSTPDAGIGQQSMLVRTTAGNLLWDPIGYLDDDAVEQVRALGEVAAIIASHPHMYGVQVEWSHRLGGVPVYVSEADKQWVARPDDVIRTWSGTLDLLPGVTLIQPGGHFPGSAVVHWAEGAGGKGVILAGDTIFANPDRTSVSFMRSFPNRIPLSGAVVDRVAKSLDVFEYDRLYGNFGGCIPVDARTVVRFSADRHAAWARGDHDHLT, encoded by the coding sequence GTGAGTTTCCGGATCTGTGAGACCTGTGCGGTCGAGCATGCCGAGCAGGTCGAGGTGTGTGCCATCTGCGCCGACGAGCGGCAGTGGATGCCGGCCGACGGGCAGCACTGGACCACGCTCGAGCAGTTGAGCGCGGCGGGGTACCGGGTGGAGGTCAAGGAGGTCGAGACCGGCCTGCACGGAGTCACCTCGACGCCCGACGCGGGGATCGGCCAGCAGTCGATGCTGGTCCGGACCACTGCGGGCAACCTGTTGTGGGACCCGATCGGCTATCTGGACGACGACGCGGTGGAGCAGGTCCGGGCGCTGGGCGAGGTGGCCGCGATCATCGCCAGCCACCCGCACATGTACGGCGTACAGGTCGAGTGGAGTCACCGGCTCGGCGGCGTACCGGTCTATGTGTCGGAGGCCGACAAGCAGTGGGTGGCACGGCCGGACGACGTGATCCGGACCTGGTCGGGCACGCTCGACCTGCTCCCCGGCGTGACGCTGATCCAGCCGGGCGGCCACTTCCCCGGCAGCGCGGTCGTGCACTGGGCGGAGGGTGCCGGGGGCAAGGGAGTGATCCTTGCCGGCGACACCATCTTCGCCAACCCCGACCGTACGTCGGTGAGCTTCATGCGCAGCTTCCCGAACCGCATCCCGTTGTCGGGCGCGGTGGTGGACCGGGTGGCCAAGTCACTGGACGTGTTCGAGTACGACCGGCTGTACGGCAACTTCGGCGGCTGCATCCCGGTCGACGCCCGGACCGTCGTCCGCTTCTCCGCCGACCGGCACGCCGCCTGGGCCCGAGGCGACCACGACCACCTGACCTGA
- a CDS encoding RNA polymerase sigma factor, with amino-acid sequence MADEDTVRELYEGCYRRLVGQLFAICGSRGEAEDAVQEAFVKAVEKPRRFAQVDNPEAWLRTVALNVLRSRYRRASRFHGLLSRQVSPETATTGMSADRVALVDALRQLPYEQREAIALHHIVDLPVREIAAQLGVPEGTVKARLARGRARLAPLLAEFADDAEEVNHV; translated from the coding sequence ATGGCTGACGAAGACACGGTGCGCGAGCTGTACGAGGGGTGCTACCGGCGCCTGGTGGGTCAGTTGTTCGCAATCTGCGGCAGCCGGGGCGAGGCCGAGGACGCGGTCCAGGAGGCCTTCGTCAAGGCGGTGGAGAAGCCCCGGCGGTTCGCCCAGGTGGACAACCCGGAGGCATGGCTGCGCACGGTCGCGCTGAACGTACTGCGCAGCCGGTACCGCCGGGCGTCGCGTTTCCACGGGCTGCTGTCGCGCCAGGTCTCGCCGGAGACGGCCACGACCGGGATGTCCGCTGACCGGGTGGCGCTCGTCGACGCGCTGCGGCAGCTGCCCTACGAGCAGCGCGAGGCGATCGCGCTGCACCACATCGTCGACCTGCCGGTGCGCGAGATCGCGGCGCAACTGGGAGTCCCGGAGGGGACCGTCAAGGCCCGGCTGGCCCGGGGCCGGGCCCGGCTCGCGCCACTGCTCGCAGAGTTCGCCGACGACGCCGAGGAGGTCAACCATGTCTGA
- a CDS encoding M55 family metallopeptidase has product MKVYLSADMEGITGLVDAEDVQPGGRDYERGRVLMTEDVNAAVRGAFAGGASTVLVNDAHGPMRNLLPELLDPRVTLIKGRPKPMGMIEGLTPEYDAVVCVGFHARAGILGVLSHSFMGHEIEDIWLDDRPVGEIGLLHATAAAYGVPVVLLTGDDAACAETTGWDPSVATVPVKFAKDRFAAQLVPVAEARAAIESATGTALRAPRATPAADRTTHRLAVRWQNASVASHLPAIPGVTRTDDRTVTVEAPMPDLYRLFNLFLRVATAITSNPPYC; this is encoded by the coding sequence ATGAAGGTCTACCTGAGCGCGGACATGGAAGGCATCACCGGACTCGTCGACGCCGAGGACGTCCAGCCCGGCGGGCGCGACTACGAGCGCGGCCGGGTGCTGATGACCGAGGACGTCAACGCGGCCGTCCGGGGCGCCTTCGCGGGCGGGGCGTCGACGGTTCTGGTCAACGATGCACACGGCCCGATGCGCAACCTGCTGCCGGAGTTGCTCGATCCGCGGGTGACGCTGATCAAGGGCCGGCCGAAGCCGATGGGCATGATCGAGGGCCTGACACCGGAGTACGACGCCGTGGTCTGCGTCGGCTTCCACGCCCGGGCCGGGATCCTCGGCGTACTGAGCCACAGCTTCATGGGCCACGAGATCGAGGACATCTGGCTGGATGACCGCCCGGTCGGAGAGATCGGCCTGCTGCACGCGACCGCCGCGGCGTACGGCGTACCGGTGGTGCTGCTGACCGGCGACGACGCTGCCTGCGCCGAGACGACCGGCTGGGACCCGTCGGTGGCGACCGTGCCGGTCAAGTTCGCCAAGGACCGCTTCGCCGCCCAACTCGTCCCCGTCGCCGAGGCACGCGCCGCCATCGAGTCGGCCACCGGGACGGCCCTCCGCGCACCGAGAGCCACCCCGGCCGCCGACCGCACCACGCACCGGCTGGCGGTCCGCTGGCAGAACGCCTCCGTCGCCTCTCACCTCCCCGCCATCCCCGGCGTCACCCGCACCGACGACCGCACCGTCACCGTCGAGGCCCCGATGCCCGACCTGTACCGCCTCTTCAACCTCTTCCTCCGGGTAGCCACAGCCATCACCTCCAACCCGCCGTACTGCTGA